The Setaria italica strain Yugu1 chromosome IX, Setaria_italica_v2.0, whole genome shotgun sequence genome has a window encoding:
- the LOC101754861 gene encoding uncharacterized protein LOC101754861, producing the protein MMTAWERARRALATRLCMRFPARHVAVEDVPRGLEDVVEPFPAAEEEAEEEQQQDEREKSVGVVSPAPASARRASRSGSRSSAKICAICLGAMKSGQGQALFTAECSHKFHFHCISSNVQHGNKVCPICRALWKELPFQGPLISDAAHGTARVNPSRWAQAGMLSANPLDELPVFRTPESAVFDDDEQINPPSESHDGDETPASLEITTHTEFPAVQETVAQENFAILIHLKAPPASASIGTRAPLDLVTVLDVSGSMAGTKLGLLKRAMRFLIQNLRPIDRLSVIAFSTSAWRLFPLRKMTEFEQDQSLQAISSLVANGGTNIAEGLWKAARVMEDRQASNPVSSIIILSDGVDTHTLPHAPRNGPPLDYGRLVPRSILPGSGHHVPIHAFGFGLDHDSRAMHALSEMSRGTFSFIDDAVGSSIQDAFAQCMGGLLSVVVQEAQLSIECAGEGVLVTSIKSGGYASGVDGNGRGGFVDIDHLYADEEKDFLVTVRVPAAHGDTELIRASCEYRDAVSGETVQVVGDLVTVPRPPGPVTAAMSLQVEREWHRVHATEDMAAARAAAEEHDYERAASILESRRLALESHAPLSSDRQTQALVAELREMQERALNSQRYNESGRAYMLSGLSSHSFQRATARGDSTELTGLVHTYQTPSMVDMLHRSQALLPEVVVALNRSPTIALSRNPPPPVVQRSVRPSFRATKSFTGRSS; encoded by the exons ATGATGACGGCGTGGGAGCGCGCCAGGCGCGCTCTCGCCACCAGGCTCTGCATGCGCTTCCCAGCGAGGCACGTGGCCGTCGAGGACGTGCCGCGTGGGCTGGAAGACGTGGTTGAGCCGTTCcctgcggcggaggaggaggcggaagaggagcagcagcaggatgagagggagaAGTCGGTGGGCGTTGTGTCCCCTGCGCCGGCGTCCGCGCGGCGGGCGTCCAGGTCCGGGAGCCGGAGTTCCGCG AAGATATGTGCCATTTGCCTCGGTGCCATGAAGTCCGGTCAAGGCCAAGCTTTGTTCACTGCTGAATGCTCCCACAAGTTCCATTTCCACTGCATCTCTTCAAATGTGCAGCACGGCAACAAAGTCTGCCCTATCTGCCGTGCTTTATGGAAGGAGCTGCCTTTCCAGGGACCTCTGATTTCAGATGCTGCTCATGGGACAGCCAGAGTAAACCCATCCAGGTGGGCCCAGGCGGGCATGTTATCTGCCAATCCGCTGGACGAGCTCCCAGTCTTCCGCACTCCGGAGTCTGCAGTTTTTGATGACGATGAGCAGATAAATCCTCCGTCCGAAAGCCATGATGGGGATGAGACTCCTGCTTCACTTGAGATCACGACACACACTGAATTCCCAGCCGTTCAAGAGACCGTGGCACAGGAGAACTTTGCCATCTTGATCCACCTGAAGGCTCCGCCTGCGTCGGCGTCGATTGGCACCCGCGCGCCGCTGGACCTGGTGACCGTGCTTGACGTGAGCGGGAGCATGGCGGGCACCAAGCTTGGGCTCCTGAAGCGCGCCATGAGGTTCTTGATCCAGAACCTTCGCCCTATCGACCGGCTCTCCGTCATCGCCTTCTCCACGTCGGCTTGGAGGCTGTTCCCGCTCCGGAAGATGACTGAGTTCGAACAGGACCAGTCGCTGCAGGCTATCAGCTCCCTTGTCGCCAATGGTGGCACCAACATTGCTGAAGGGCTGTGGAAAGCTGCCAGGGTGATGGAGGACAGGCAGGCGAGTAACCCCGTGTCCAGCATCATCATCCTCTCGGACGGCGTGGACACCCACACCCTCCCGCATGCACCGCGGAACGGCCCGCCGCtggactacgggcggctcgtcCCACGCTCGATCCTCCCCGGGAGCGGCCACCACGTGCCGATCCACGCCTTCGGCTTCGGCTTGGACCATGACTCGAGGGCGATGCATGCCCTCTCCGAGATGTCCAGGGGCACGTTCTCGTTCATCGACGACGCCGTGGGCTCCTCGATCCAGGACGCGTTCGCGCAGTGCATGGGAGGCCTCCTCAGCGTGGTGGTGCAGGAGGCGCAGCTGAGCATCGAGTGCGCCGGCGAAGGCGTGCTGGTGACGTCCATCAAGTCCGGCGGCTACGCCAGTGGAGTGGATGGCAACGGGCGCGGCGGGTTCGTCGACATCGACCACCTCTACGCCGACGAGGAAAAGGACTTCCTGGTCACCGTGCGCGTCCCGGCCGCGCACGGGGACACCGAGCTGATCCGGGCAAGCTGCGAATACCGCGACGCGGTCTCCGGGGAGACCGTCCAGGTGGTGGGCGACCTGGTGACCGTCCCTCGCCCGCCGGGCCCCGTGACCGCGGCGATGTCGCTGCAGGTGGAGCGCGAGTGGCACCGCGTCCACGCCACGGAGGACATGGCCGCGGCGCGGGCCGCCGCGGAGGAGCACGACTACGAGCGCGCCGCGTCAATCCTGGAGTCCCGCCGCCTGGCGTTGGAGTCGCACGCGCCGCTGTCCTCGGACAGGCAGACGCAGGCGCTGGTGGCGGAGCTGCGGGAGATGCAGGAGCGCGCGCTCAACTCCCAGAGGTACAACGAGTCCGGCCGCGCCTACATGCTGTCCGGCCTGAGTTCCCACTCGTTCCAGCGCGCCACGGCGCGCGGCGACTCGACGGAGCTCACGGGCCTCGTCCACACCTACCAGACGCCGTCCATGGTCGACATGCTGCACCGCTCCCAGGCGCTCCTGCCGGAGGTCGTCGTGGCGCTGAACCGGTCCCCGACGATCGCGCTGTCGCGCAACCCGCCGCCCCCCGTCGTGCAACGCAGTGTCCGGCCGTCGTTCAGGGCGACCAAGTCCTTCACCGGGCGGTCATCGTGA